The sequence aaaaaaGCAATAATCGTTCGGATTTTGATGGCAATACTGCACTTTTTCAAGAGGCCACCATTATCTAACGGTTTGCAGTCAGACCTCGAAACCAGAGCTGTGCATAGTTTACTAGTTGTATTACGGTCATGCATTGTGCTTAGAGCCTTCTGTTGatacgagagagagagaattTGAAGAATCGTGGCTATGTTCGAactaaatctgttccaataCCCTGTCACTCCGCCGaagaagctttttgttggccgCCGTGAGTTTGGACTTGAATAGAGCTTTACCTTGTCTATACCTAGGTACTATCAGCTTAGTGCTCTGGGCCGCtgtcctcgagaacaagcgttCGAAAATAGCACGTGTTCGATAATCGGTTGTTTACTCTATACTATATCTCCACTCTCCCttaatttttataataatttttttactggCCTGCCTGGTCTATAAATTAGAAAGTTCGTGAAACATGGAATTAAGTTAGCTTGGcctaagtataggatataccacacctaagaggaggccgagtaggtgtggcatatctgacttataccacgtgaccgcagcactataaaaggacctccccctagcaacaattcaatcacgatgcagactgcaaaaagaacaagactatgccggattttgcagccatcaaagagctagttgagcaacatgttgactcctacagatgctcaagagcttccttggtccaagcgttgaccattcgacgtcccttactggagttgcaagctcttcttggataaaatgtatctaaaccgcgcccatggacccatggaagcttagccatcttgttggagagcaccttccgtgtttctgccgtcgctttgagtcttaataccgtcaagcatggctctcttctctttgcttactttcttgaacaaatgaaaaaactaaaaaaacaacttgcatgcctggggctgtatgctaatattctatatatcctacagctgttgaccaatgagatcaatttgtggtgacgtaagtgtggtataagtttagttattttgttacttaaggttacggtaaaccgtttgctcattaattattcataagctagatctagtgatcttttccagctagaatAAGCTGCATGGAAGTCCAGCTAAAACGCAGTAGTCGtttcatggctcgaatagacattTTTAATAGATAGCTTAGAtgcagtctactgtagctgaAGTATATGCAGGGCCACACGAAGAGatattaaaatgaaagcaccgcgggtgctgtgatgcctcggtggaggtgccaaagctatacataatataaaactactaatagctagcttttatacacacattgattatgatgaattttgctgcatgcaatcaaccgaatagtgggtaatgatcaatcatgattgttgttaaaaacgatcgatgccaaaattAATCCAaggctctctgctcactcttgcagctaccaatagctagcgttctagtgcagagctaactactaagtagagtagtaacactcggtgaacaagttttgctacggactcttctgaaaaggctgcaatagcattccaagtaagcaaaactaggcataactcgagaacgaagcattattttgcaaatccatccaagtaaacatgactagaagcctatagaaactcttacttgcacttgattcatccttgagcagctgtagcggtctacacacacacacacacagacacacaaacacactaccgtatacctcgcttgcgcatgcgcaccgaggcatgaAAAGgttactgaaagctcacaagaggctgttttccttggctctgtcagccattttaagttttattttgtgagagtttcctGGCCTGGAACGAAAAAACGCTTCGTGTagccctccagaatggtaagaagtatcctataagagcaagaacacagagctagaagtatTTTTGGAAGcataaaatgactactagtttgtgttgtttctagaGCTTCCACTGAAAGATATTTTGAAGATTGATCCTGATTGATACACcgatatatttatcatgtgtgtgcttcaaacttctcTCGTGGCAttttatagtttcacaaaaatcattataagaaatcatgaatatattcatgagcaaactgtttaccgtaaccttaataATAGAACGGTTGTGAACAGCTTCCTTACCTTAGAGACGATGGATGTGTATGACATGTGTGTTTTGCATGGGCAATTTTAGTGGGGTCAAAAATCAAATGCTAGTGCGTAACGCAGTAAGAACATTTGCCTTCTAGCACAAGGGAAGAAATAGCAGTAGGATATATGAGAAACAAGAAATTGAATTTTTGGAGTGACCTAATGCCTTGTGAAAGAACAAATTCAATAACTGCTACCTttattaataattacagaTAAAGGAATTATTTTAAGTCTCGCAAACTTGAAAGACGTCATCAATCAGTTGTGGGATGCTCGTACTGAGTGGTTCCAGATAGGAGTTAATCTTGGGCTGACACCAGTGGATCTGAAAGCCATTGAAATGAAGCATCGAGCTAGTCCTGACTTGAGTTTTCAAGATATGTTAGAAGTTTGGTTGAAAAACACCGAAAATGTAACGACGTGGAAAGATCTTTCGAATGCTTTACATGCTGTTGGAATGGTTAGAATGGCTACCGAGATCGAGAGAAAATACAATATCGTTCCCTTGAAAGAAATAGGTGAGTTGATTTATAGTAacacattgtataattattatttttatatacatgtatacatgtaggtcccATAGTCGAAGATCATCTAATAAGCTCAGTGCGAGAGATAGTTCATTTGCCAATGGACGACTGGTTTGAAGTTGGGCTGAAACTTCAGCTTAGTGAGGAAGCTCTTAAGCAGATTGAGAGAGACTATCCCCAACATGAGAGAAGGAAATCAGAAATGCTATCAAGATGGTTTCAGTCCCACCCAGACGCATCATATGAAGAACTGATAAAAGCTCTTGCTTCAACTGGTAACAAGTCTGTGGCTGAGGAGCTTTGTTCCAAACAAGGTAAAGTACACACATATATAGTACGCCTGTGATGATGGCAgatggtagtgtgtgtatatattaaTTGATTGTGTGATCATTACTTATGTAGGTGTTCCAGCAGAAATAGTAAAATATGAAATTGTTTCAAGGTATATAATGGAATACACTAGATACCTTAAAGAAATGTACTTGAGTGAGCCTATTATGCAAGAAGATCCATGGCCGCCTCCTCCAAGTGAGGAATTCACTAAACTCACTCTTATTTTAAAGACCAAAAATGGAAACGATAGCGATGAGCAAATAGATTTGGAAAATATTTTCGAAGACTTGGAGAAACCTTTTAAGATACTCATAGACGGAGATCCTGGCTCAGGAAAGTCAACTCTATGTAGGAAGATTGTTCACAATTGGTCTAAAAAGAAAATGGCTCAAGATTTTAACTTAACTGTTCTCGTCCCTTTAAGAGATCCAGAGATAGTTAACTCAAATAGAATCGACGATCTTTTCTACCATGATGATTCTGTTCTTCAAATGAAAGTAGTGGAGCATGTTAGGAAAAATCAAGGTGCTAATGTTCTCCTTATAATGGATGGCTATGATGAGCTTTCTCACAAACAAAGAACGAAACACTCACTATTTTTACAAATCTTGCAAGGCAAAAAACTAGCTAAATGCTCAGTACTGGTAACTTCCCGCCCTCATGCCTCACAAAAATTAGAGAGCTTGCATACTCTAAGTCAACACGTTAAATTATTAGGGTTTAGTAAAAGGGACATCATGAGCTGTATTTCTTCATCAATACATGGCGAAAAAGGAAAAAAACTACAGTATCTGTTACGTTTTGAGAAGCTTGAGCTTCTAAAAGTTTGTGAGAACCCTTTAAGTTGTGCCATCATCATTTTTGTGTATAAACAAGAGAATTATGACTTACCACTAACCCTCACTGGAACTTACGAATATTTTATTTCGAATGTTCTCACCAGGGAAGCAGACATACAAGGCATCGAATGTAAATCAATGCTCGAACCAGACCTTTTAAATTTGTGTAAGCTTGCATATGAGAATAGTATCAATGACAGAGTTGTACTTGAAGATGAAGAAGTTAGAAAACTCACTGGTCAAAATTTTAAATCACTAGGACTACTCACTGCCTCTAAAGGCTTCATGAGTCGTGGCCGAAAACTGAATTATGCTTTCACTCACCTGACGGTACAAGAATATCTAGCTGCAAAATGGGTTCACGAAACACTGTCCCCCTTGGACGCTAGTAATTTCTTAGCTTGTAATGTGATGGATGATCGCTTTAGGTACATACTGCTTTTCCTAGCTGGTCAATCCAAACTACATCATCAGTCTTATGAACATTTCATTTGTGACAAACAGTTAGATTTGTGCACGTTCGAGGAAACAACAGATCATAAGGCATTTGtgacaaaaataatgtttatATATGAAGCTCAGAATATTGTATTGTGCCCTCTTTTATCATCATTGATTAAAGGGCGAGTGCTAAAGATAATGGCATCTGGAATTAATGAAAAGTTATCTGCTTCTTTAGCTTTCTTCATTGACAAGAGTTGTTGCACGTGGGAGGTTGTTAATCTGATGCTTGTTCATTCAAATTTTGTCCAGTTTGTGAGCAATTTTAAAAGCACTAACAAGTTGACAATTGTAAAAAGCTTTGTTCTAAATCACGAACCCATTATCACAGACTACGGTTGCTGTACTATTAACGACATAAATAGATTGTTATGCCAAGATGCGTTCTGTAATGTAAACAGCTTGTCAGTTACAAGTCCAGTTGATGAAAAGGAATGTGCTTATTTTTACGTTGAGGAAAAACAATCAGCAATGTTTTTAAGAATGCTAATAATGATGGGAAACATACAACATTTATCTCTACAAGGAGTAGTTGGTGCTACCAATGATACATTTCATGATTTTATTGGTAATAACATGAACTATCTTGAGTCTCTGGATATTAAGTCATCTCAGCAGAGCTTGGAAATCCTTTGGGCATTAGGCTTTGCAGTTCGTGGACGTCTTCAAGTCATGAAGAGTTTGTCATTGCAGGTACTACTCCCATCTGAAATAGAACATAAAGTTGACACAAGATTAGGATTTACTGTCAAAGAAAACTTTTTCAACCTTGACTCTCTCATTTTAAGATCATGTTGGAATACAAAGGATCTCTTTGGTTCGAGTTTCAGCCCAACATTGTCTAACTTTTTATATGGGATTGCTATGAACCATACTTTGCAAAGGGTAACCCTAGGAGATATGGATCTTAATCCAAAAGGTGTGTGTTACATTCTTCAAAACAACCACACATTGCACACATTTAATCTCGTCTTTGTTGAGCTGACGAAAAAACTGATTTCCTCACTAAGCATTGGCTTAAAGAAGAATAAAACCTTAAGAAGTCTTTGTCTGATAGATTTTCAAGATCGGACTGTTGGAGTAGGCTCTGCTATATCTTTTGCAATCACCAATGCTAGAACCGTTGCATTAACATGCGTTTCTGATTTAGAAATGGATATCGAAGCAAAACCAGAAAATCCCTATCATCTTCTTCTGGATTCAATTGTTACCAGTAAATTGCAGTCAGTAGTATTAGATTTTGAACCCGGAAAATTCTCTTTTAATTCTGCTAAATTCTTTAAGCATTTAATCCGAATGCTCATCAAGGACAAAACCTTAACACGATTCACTCTATATTATTCGTACTACTCTGAAGAACACCTAGCTGAAATCGCTCGAGCTCTTGTGATAAGTGGAAAAAGAAATGAAATTGATTTCACACTTGGGAATAGTCTAACACCATCTATTTATTCCAGATTTTCTCATTCACCAACGTCAATATTGAATGGAAATAGACGTCCTGGGGATTACCAAATCCCTATAGTACAGGACCAAGAGTTACTAATTCAACAAAAAGTGGATGAGTTTAAGGATATTATGTTGAAAAACATGCTAAAGACACTCGTGTTTATTTTGGCCATAcgtaaacaaaaacaaaataaAATTTTGGAGCAACTAAGCTTTGATTTGTTAACGTATTCTATTCTGAAAGTTCTTCATAAACGCATCCACAGACAAACGGTATTCCTCGATATATGGAAAGAAACGAGGATGCTAAGAAGTCTGCTGAACACTCTCTCATTCATTCTAATGCTGCGTAAACAGAGACAACAAGTATTCCTTGATACCCTTAGATACCATGTCATGTACATTCCAGAATAGATCATTAAAAATTGtattctatatataattataagtttgtGTATAACAACACTGTtgaatgtataattaattattatttgtcTTTGGAGGTGTGTCTGGCTGGTTGTCAGGGTGTGACTTATGATAGGCCTCCAGAGTCTCCAAGGCAGAGCACACTCTAGTGATGGTCGGGTACACACTCATCTCAACTTTGaacctagggggggggggtgaattGATGTTGGACGTTGAGTGTTAGTAAATTAAAAAACTATAGCTATGCATATAGTTTAGAACCAAGGGAATAGATCCATGCACTTTCTGACAGAATGTACTGTATACttattgtacataataattatagcataatcATTTTTCCTGCTCAGGCAATAATATAGGAAAGAGTCACTCACCTAAAGGCTTAAACTAACCCTACCTTTTAGCGTTATTCACTTGAGGGACAAGACAGACGTCTGCCATTGTCACCTGAGGGGATATACGCAGTTCAGTATCAATGGCAGTGTAAACAGACTCACCTCATCCCCCACACAATACTTCCCAGCTGTCTTCTGAAGCACCAGCTCCAAACCTGTACGTGAATGTGATTAAGAAATAATGGTCAATCGATCATTACTACCACTCCTGTTACTACGCATATACAATCATAATGACTAAACTGAACTCACTGTCAAATCCTGTGGTGATCCAGTGCTTGCCCCACTCAAATTTCTTTTCATCTCCAACGTACCTTAGCACTTTTAGATTCTAAGATTATAACGTGGTAGCTTAATTTAGTAATCATACAATTAAATCTTACCTGTATCGGCTGGATCCCACCAGCAATGTTACTAGATATCGTCCTGACCTGAGAAAACACAGTAAGCATGATGGATACTGATAGGGGTGCCCAtgcatagtataattattattaagaagagaagagtgttgaactactgataactgtacacaaaaaacaTAACTCGCACATGATGAAGTATATTgtagtaatctcctagtaaatgGTAACCGTGACGTTTTAGGGGTGCTGTAATTGAACAATGACATCTGATTCTAGCTAGTCGTTTGtgttcaacgttcagagctaACGGATAGGAAACAAtcttttcacaaaaatcatagTCGGGTTGGTCTTCTTCCCTTGCACTGTTGCAGTTCGCGACCAATTATACTCTTGGTATTACAATTGTTCACGCTCAATGTACCTTACTTTAAATTAGCATTTATTAGAACCTTATTAACACCTTAATAAATACTACTACCTTAACCATGATTTGATGTTGATGTTGATATCATACTCTTCTCTAACAATTCTCATTGTTAGTGCTCCACTTCCTCCCTTTGTTGTTGTGCGAGCCTCTGGGGCCCTGCTCCACGTATTTAAGGTTTTGTTTACCTTTTTTGCCTTACTTCACTTTAACTTCGTTTTACCCTGTATTGTCAGTTGATGTTTTGCTTCTCAATCTGGTTAAGCTACACtgtgaagtcaatttgtctATAACTAGTTGTTGTTGCCTATAGCTAGGAGCCTGTCTCTAGCTAAtttgtctagcctgtctagaatCCCTCTACACCAAGATAAGAGCTCAACAACAATGGCCCCCTCACCCGTGCTCTCTTGGCAGGGTCTCCGTGGGGAACGAGgtacggtggacccctcgtcTCATCAAGGTACTCGATAATGGCCAGCTGGGTGGGTGAGGGAATGAATGTGATAGTATAAATGAGCAGTTAACGTACAGACTCTGTGAGGACTAGTCCGTCTATCTCCAAGGTAGGTACCACACACTGAGGATTCAAAGCTTTGTAGGTGTCAGTAAACTGTCAAAAAAACGTCTCATAATTAAATTTTACACATAAATCATTAATTACCTGCTGTCCGCCATCTTTCACCAGATGAACAGCCTTGTACTCATACTCTATACCTTTTAGCGCAAGAGCTGCACTGAACAAGATAACATTAAAACAGGGGCCGTGGGCTTGACTATGTCTAGGGATAGCGGGTGGACCAGTAATTATTAGGTAGCTAGACTATTACCCTCTCACCAAATCTCACTCTCCAGGAGCAGGAGCTGGGGTAGAACGAGTGGAGGATGGGCTGGAGAGGGGTATACAGGTGTAAGGTCTATGTACGTCAGACGATTCAATGAATATGTgtgtttactataattatattgactagACTGAGCATTAGTTTGTACCATACCCTGATAGTTTGAGCTGCcatcttttaatattgtctgtgtctcacacacaccttccTTGCAGCTAGTGTCACTGTGGATTTCAAGAGGTGTTCCAAGCCAAATCAATGCTTATTGCTGACTCAACAAACAATACCATACATTCTTCATAAAACCTCAAatgtaaaaataataatggaCCGTCACCAAAGAGTTTAGTTCGTCTTTTTATATACTGTTAGGTTATACTATTTCCACACTCACATTCACTCAACATCAcaacgtaattattaaaaccTAAAATGTCAAAAATAACAATGGGCAGTCGcagtcagtcagtcagtcGCCAAAGAGTTTAGTTATGTCTTTGGAGGTGTGTCGGGCTGGTTGTCAGGGTGTGACTTGTGATAGGCCTCCAGAGTCTCCAAAGCAGAGCACACTCTAGTGATGGTCGGGTACACACTCATCTCAACTTTGAAcctgggagggggagggggggtgaaAAGGATAAATAAAAGGTTGTGCAAAACAGCTAGCAGATACTATAAATAGATGGTAGCAATTGAAATATtggagctatagctagctaagctatagatctacattgatcgctataaattatatatagaattCTAGTGGAAGGAATATTTGAtttcatgtacatatacctgTTAGCATTATAGAGCTGTGGTACTAGACAGAGGTCAGCCATCGTCACCTGAGAAGAGGTGCTACATGTAGTCGTTGGTTACTAATATACAGACTCACCTCAtcccccacacagtacttCCCTGCCGTTTTCTGAAGCACCAGCTCCAAACCTGTGAAAGTGATGAACACTACTTTGAAAGAAAATCCTACTACACAGAAATAGTACAGCGTATGTTATAACCTAACAAAAGCCATACACAAGCTGCAGCTGTTCCTAGAAATTGCTTAACCAGTATTAAAGAGAAACATTATATAGCGAGGTGAGACGACAAAGATACAAAAAGGACTACAAAGACCTCTTGAAATAAGAGCAAACCATGCATTTATCAACATGCAAGCAATTGTATACATTAGAGAACCACCGTACTGTCAAATCCTTTGGTGATCCAGTGCTTGCCCCACTCAAATTTCTTTTCATCCCCAACATACTTGAGCACCCTCAGGTTCTGAAATTGCAAATCCAATATAAACAGCAGGAGCAGATTATTTTACACCTGTATTGGCTGAATCCCAGCAGCAATGTTGTTGGATATCGACCTGACCTGAGAAATGAATATCGACCATTAAAATAATGTAGGACAACAGTATACATTCCAACAAATGGTCACCTCACCCGTGCTCTCTTGGCAGGGTCTCCGTGGGGAACAAAGTACGGTGGGCCTCTCGTCTCATCAAGGTACTCGATAATGGCCAGCTGGGTGGGTGAGGGGATGAACGTGATATAGTATAAATGAGCAGTTAACGTACAGACTCTGTGAGGACTAGTCCGTCTATCTCCAAGGTAGGTACCACACACTGAGGGTTCAAAGCTTTGTACGAGTCTGCAAACTGAACAATAATGAAAAATCAACAAACACAGACGTCTAAAATTGTTTGGATGATCGTAAACATACCTGTTGTCCGCCATCTTGTACCAGATGAACAGGTTTGTACTCGTACTCGATACCTTTCAGTGCAAGAGCTGAAGGAAGACGTACACAAATATTTAATTATTCAATAGACGACTGAATTAATTAGCAACGAAAATTGTACGATACTATGGATCTCACCAAATCTCACTCTCCAGGAGCAGGAGCTTCTGTAGTAAGAGTGGAGGATGGGCTgcatgagggggtggggtgcaTGAGGTTGCTGTCAGAGACAGAGGGTATATTCTACAGTGCAGTGTTGGGTGGATGAGGCGTGCCAAAGGCAGCTGTGCGTTCCTAGCTTATGGATGAACTTGGTTTTACTTGTTAACTCACAGTTTCAGCTGCCATCTCTTCAGAAGTGCCTCTCAAGCTCAACAGCAAAAGGGTCTCTTGTTTGAGTTCTGTTTTCTCCTTACGTTGTAATAAAGAAAAATTGGGTTTCAGATTGTGTGCGGCTAGTCAACGAGACGGGCTAAATAGCCACATGGCTGTAAATAGACCCTGCCACACCTCTGTTTTCAGATAACTGAAAGTCATTTAGAGACCATCTATCAAGTCAAGCTTCAACACAGCCACAACCTCATACAAATCATTACCTATCCCCTAGCAACCATCTCTATGGCATCCCCTGAAGAGAGAGAGCCTCAGAGTGAAGACTATCACTCGAACTCCGATTCCCCTGTTACCAAGACTCCGGACCTGGGAGTACCGTCTTCCTCACATTACTGTGGTCGTCTCTATAGCTCTCCATTAAATGACTCGGATGTGGCCTACTATGTTGGACTGGCTGTCATCACTCTGGCGTCCATAGCAACTAGACTGTATAAAATAGACGAGCCGTACCATGTAGCGTAAGTCACCCTCACAATAAGTATTTGGAATTTGTTGATTGATATTCGGCTAGGCTGTGTAGAAAGGTTGTATTACTCAATTGAGATTATAGAATATTCCACAATGATTATATACCAGTAACGGTTCTGTATGGTTTATGGTTTGGTGATATATTTTCCACACACtttccacacacttcaggtggGATGAGACCCACTTTGGTAAGCACGCCAGCTGGTACATTCAAGGAAGGTTCTTCTTTGATGTCCACCCTCCACTAGGAAAGGTGAGCCATGGTTTGCTTAGGGTAATGGTGTGTGGAGCTTGTTGTAAATAGATGATTACGACAGGAAATGCCAATGATATTTCAAGGTGATACTTTACCCATACATGTCTCCCCCTCTGAATCAACTGTCTGTCTGTACATGCTGTATGTATGCACAATTAGTGGCTTAACTCTTGTGAGAAGAATGTTACAGTACTGACAATTCTGTTCccacataatttttattatgaaTATTCAAGTCTTGTTGCTGCTACACTTTCATAGTTTATCGTATGTAGCCCATAATTGTTTTTAATTCCTCTTGCTTGTAATTCTCACGCAATAGCTGGTCATAGTTATTGTAATGTGCCACTGCTATTACATTGCCATAGctactactgtacagtatgtactTTCTGGGCCAAACAGATtatgtagtaataattatgtctttttGTTGGCCTTACACTACGCAACCAATCTTTACTCTTGcccccctctcccccaccACCAGTTGATTATAGCGGTAGCTGGAGTGCTCACTGGCTACAACGGTTCCTTTGAGTTTGAGGAGCCAGGGCAACAGTACAAGGACACTCCTTACGTCGGCATGAGAGTGGTACGTGCATACACTCTGTGTACAGCATTAGATTAGAGCGTGTTTGAAACTATCTCTGAATATTGGTTTCACTGGTATAGTTACAAGTTAGAGGCTGAGCATTTGTAATACTCTCGTAGATTAGGTGATAACAAGGTGTGGGTGTAATCACTGCCGTACATGTAGGTTGAGTTTGGAATGTTGTAATCGTATATACCTATATTTATGTACATTTCTAAGTGATGTGTACGTAACCATTGATCATAATACCTAAGTCTTCATAGTCACCACCGTATTTGTACTTCCCCCTGTGCAGGCGTGTGCTGTGTTGGGCCTCCTAGTAGTGCCCCTAGGCTATCTCACAGTCTGGGAGCTGGTCCGCTCGACCACAGCTGCTCTGTTGGCCGGCGTCATGCTTCTCTGTGAAACGGGCACTCTAGTACTCTCACAGTACATACTTCTAGACCCTCCATTGATCTTCTTTATCATGGCCGCCTCTTTCTGTACGGCAAGATTCATCAACTGTAGAAACGAGTGAGTTAATgatgtctctctctctctattctCTGTGCTAATTATTCACCGCTTGTCTTCTCTTGTTACTACAGACCATTTGATATGGAGTGGTGGTACTGGCTGTCACTCTCAGGGATGTTCATAGGATGTGCCTTCAGGTGAGCCCCGGTTCTTTTGCcttaattattcattgaccCTTTTTATGCTTTTAGGGGTAAACCTTTTTGTTCATGTTCTAGTTAACATGTGCTACACACTGATATTTTTTTTTCTAAAGCTAGCCTTTCTTCCTTCTTTACGACCTGTAATCAAGGCTAGTCCATTGTATTGTTTGTAATGCTCCTTTTTCTCTGTTCTAGTGtaaagtgggtggggctgtttgTGATTGCTCTGGTTGGCCTGACGACACTCAAGGACCTCTGGGACCTCTGGGGAGACCTCACCCTCACAATGGTGGGTGGGTGCATGCCACTGTCGTAGGAAATAATGCCATAAAAAATTAGGTGTCTTTAGTGCACAAAATACGGAGGAATTTGTGAGCTTTAGCTGGCGCTTCATTAGAGTGGGGGCCACATTTATTTGCAAGGATTAGAGTGCTAAGATTAGGGTGGCACTTTTTAGACTGTTTACAACATTTATATAAAAAGAGTGGCCCACTCTTTGTAATGGCTCATGTAAGTTTTTGGTTTGGTGATGTGTTGAGTATAGCTAGTGTATAC is a genomic window of Halichondria panicea chromosome 15, odHalPani1.1, whole genome shotgun sequence containing:
- the LOC135348763 gene encoding uncharacterized protein LOC135348763, with amino-acid sequence MDDISTWRARIGLYCIRVRSRGLKNRSPRSSRSVPRGGLYSDGTGTLIVVLGLLHIAVVLLSLLILSGDVELNPGPGNTPDKETDKGIILSLANLKDVINQLWDARTEWFQIGVNLGLTPVDLKAIEMKHRASPDLSFQDMLEVWLKNTENVTTWKDLSNALHAVGMVRMATEIERKYNIVPLKEIGPIVEDHLISSVREIVHLPMDDWFEVGLKLQLSEEALKQIERDYPQHERRKSEMLSRWFQSHPDASYEELIKALASTGNKSVAEELCSKQGVPAEIVKYEIVSRYIMEYTRYLKEMYLSEPIMQEDPWPPPPSEEFTKLTLILKTKNGNDSDEQIDLENIFEDLEKPFKILIDGDPGSGKSTLCRKIVHNWSKKKMAQDFNLTVLVPLRDPEIVNSNRIDDLFYHDDSVLQMKVVEHVRKNQGANVLLIMDGYDELSHKQRTKHSLFLQILQGKKLAKCSVLVTSRPHASQKLESLHTLSQHVKLLGFSKRDIMSCISSSIHGEKGKKLQYLLRFEKLELLKVCENPLSCAIIIFVYKQENYDLPLTLTGTYEYFISNVLTREADIQGIECKSMLEPDLLNLCKLAYENSINDRVVLEDEEVRKLTGQNFKSLGLLTASKGFMSRGRKLNYAFTHLTVQEYLAAKWVHETLSPLDASNFLACNVMDDRFRYILLFLAGQSKLHHQSYEHFICDKQLDLCTFEETTDHKAFVTKIMFIYEAQNIVLCPLLSSLIKGRVLKIMASGINEKLSASLAFFIDKSCCTWEVVNLMLVHSNFVQFVSNFKSTNKLTIVKSFVLNHEPIITDYGCCTINDINRLLCQDAFCNVNSLSVTSPVDEKECAYFYVEEKQSAMFLRMLIMMGNIQHLSLQGVVGATNDTFHDFIGNNMNYLESLDIKSSQQSLEILWALGFAVRGRLQVMKSLSLQVLLPSEIEHKVDTRLGFTVKENFFNLDSLILRSCWNTKDLFGSSFSPTLSNFLYGIAMNHTLQRVTLGDMDLNPKGVCYILQNNHTLHTFNLVFVELTKKLISSLSIGLKKNKTLRSLCLIDFQDRTVGVGSAISFAITNARTVALTCVSDLEMDIEAKPENPYHLLLDSIVTSKLQSVVLDFEPGKFSFNSAKFFKHLIRMLIKDKTLTRFTLYYSYYSEEHLAEIARALVISGKRNEIDFTLGNSLTPSIYSRFSHSPTSILNGNRRPGDYQIPIVQDQELLIQQKVDEFKDIMLKNMLKTLVFILAIRKQKQNKILEQLSFDLLTYSILKVLHKRIHRQTVFLDIWKETRMLRSLLNTLSFILMLRKQRQQVFLDTLRYHVMYIPE
- the LOC135348925 gene encoding maleylacetoacetate isomerase-like isoform X1 — encoded protein: MAAQTIRPILHSFYPSSCSWRVRFALALKGIEYEYKAVHLVKDGGQQFTDTYKALNPQCVVPTLEIDGLVLTESLAIIEYLDETRGPPYLVPHGDPAKRARVRTISSNIAGGIQPIQNLKVLRYVGDEKKFEWGKHWITTGFDSLELVLQKTAGKYCVGDEVTMADVCLVPQVNNAKRFKVEMSVYPTITRVCSALETLEAYHKSHPDNQPDTPPKTNNN
- the LOC135348925 gene encoding maleylacetoacetate isomerase-like isoform X2, encoding MAAQTIRPILHSFYPSSCSWRVRFALALKGIEYEYKAVHLVKDGGQQFTDTYKALNPQCVVPTLEIDGLVLTESLAIIEYLDETRGPPYLVPHGDPAKRARVRTISSNIAGGIQPIQNLKVLRYVGDEKKFEWGKHWITTGFDSLELVLQKTAGKYCVGDEVSLCTTATNRELYNVSTQVTMARRTSVLSLK
- the LOC135348927 gene encoding maleylacetoacetate isomerase-like, which encodes MAAETPILHSYYRSSCSWRVRFALALKGIEYEYKPVHLVQDGGQQFADSYKALNPQCVVPTLEIDGLVLTESLAIIEYLDETRGPPYFVPHGDPAKRARVRSISNNIAAGIQPIQNLRVLKYVGDEKKFEWGKHWITKGFDSLELVLQKTAGKYCVGDEVTMADLCLVPQLYNANRFKVEMSVYPTITRVCSALETLEAYHKSHPDNQPDTPPKT